One Thermococcus eurythermalis DNA segment encodes these proteins:
- the thiD gene encoding bifunctional hydroxymethylpyrimidine kinase/phosphomethylpyrimidine kinase translates to MAVLIVAGLDTGGGAGLKADIETVSALGEHPLPVLTAVTYQNPSEVRGYYPLPSEAVQEQIRAVKASFEIKAVKIGMLGSGEIAKVVKEETSGFIRVFDPVLSSSSGSRLIDDVESLRTLVEGSIVTPNVHEAEALTGIEIRSVEDMGKAAKVLVENLGAEGAVVTGGHLNFTDVLYWKGRLYEFPGEKAEGFTHGTGCAFSSALATFLAKGLELPKAVERAKRFVEGSIRFSNAEAKAVNPLWELERNSYRWRAKEELEKAVEKLVVFGEKLNPHVAEVGTNFALATPLGEVFAVKGRIVRYGKTVKPVGPVELNASDHLRRALLKMREFYPEVRAVLNLRYSEELIEKAKELGLVVSFYDRREEPEEVKRAERGTMEWGIETAVKRAGKRPDMVYHLGDWGKEPMVLIFGRDAGEVVERVRKLLG, encoded by the coding sequence ATGGCCGTCCTGATTGTAGCGGGCCTCGACACGGGTGGCGGGGCCGGTTTAAAGGCCGACATCGAGACGGTCTCAGCCCTGGGCGAGCACCCGCTTCCGGTTCTCACAGCGGTGACCTACCAGAACCCCTCCGAGGTGAGGGGCTACTACCCCCTCCCTTCAGAGGCAGTGCAGGAGCAGATAAGGGCCGTTAAGGCGAGCTTTGAAATCAAAGCCGTCAAAATCGGAATGCTCGGGAGCGGGGAGATTGCAAAGGTGGTTAAGGAAGAGACCTCGGGCTTTATCAGGGTTTTCGACCCGGTGCTGAGCTCAAGCTCTGGCTCTAGGCTCATTGATGACGTTGAGTCCCTCAGGACACTCGTCGAGGGCTCGATAGTCACGCCAAACGTCCACGAGGCCGAAGCGCTGACCGGCATCGAAATCCGCTCGGTTGAAGATATGGGAAAAGCCGCAAAGGTTCTCGTGGAAAACCTTGGCGCCGAGGGCGCGGTCGTAACGGGGGGACACCTAAACTTTACCGACGTCCTCTACTGGAAAGGGAGGCTCTACGAGTTTCCGGGAGAAAAGGCCGAGGGCTTCACCCACGGAACCGGCTGTGCCTTCTCCTCGGCTCTGGCGACGTTCCTTGCCAAAGGACTTGAGCTCCCTAAAGCCGTTGAGAGGGCCAAGCGCTTCGTTGAAGGCTCGATAAGGTTCTCCAATGCAGAGGCGAAGGCTGTTAACCCCCTCTGGGAGCTGGAGAGAAACTCTTATCGCTGGAGGGCTAAGGAAGAGCTTGAAAAAGCTGTTGAGAAGCTGGTGGTCTTTGGAGAGAAGCTCAATCCTCACGTCGCCGAAGTCGGGACGAACTTCGCCTTAGCAACTCCCCTTGGAGAGGTCTTCGCCGTTAAGGGCAGAATCGTCCGCTACGGGAAGACCGTAAAGCCCGTCGGCCCCGTTGAGCTCAACGCCAGCGACCACCTCAGGAGAGCCCTCCTCAAGATGCGCGAGTTCTACCCCGAGGTCAGGGCCGTGCTGAACCTCCGCTACTCGGAGGAGCTGATAGAGAAGGCGAAGGAACTCGGCCTCGTCGTTTCGTTCTATGACCGCAGGGAGGAGCCCGAGGAGGTGAAGAGGGCAGAGAGGGGAACTATGGAATGGGGCATCGAGACGGCCGTAAAGAGGGCAGGAAAAAGGCCCGACATGGTTTACCACCTCGGCGACTGGGGCAAGGAGCCAATGGTTCTAATCTTCGGGAGGGACGCGGGGGAGGTCGTGGAGAGGGTGCGGAAGCTTTTGGGCTAA